A segment of the Catharus ustulatus isolate bCatUst1 chromosome 21, bCatUst1.pri.v2, whole genome shotgun sequence genome:
GCAGGAAAAACAGCCGCCAGCTCCTCCCCGACGCTCGGGGCCACCCGGGGTCCCTGGCCACCCACGCTTGCCACGGGCCTCACTGGCAGCAGCCTCCACCCACCCAGTCCCCGCtgttttccctgcctgctgcctggcTCTGAACTTTGCGAGTCATTATTCGGGCAGCAGTTGCCAAATTTAGCACCTGGAGTTTTGACTTCCCCATCCGGATTTCCGGCTAGAGGCAACCAGGCAGTGCTAGCCACAAGGAATGGTGTATGGGCACACCGCTGTGCCCAGGCATCCCTGCACGGCAGTACAGACACACCTGAGCCTGGAGGGCTGCACAGGGGGatgtcccagtgcccagggtgggGATTCTCCAGTGTTCAGTGGGAGATACCCCAGTACCTACAGTGAGGATGCCGTGGCCCAGTGTAGGGATGCTCCAGTTCTCAGTGTGGGGTTACCCCAGACCGCAGTGGGGTGACACTCTCATACCCAGTGCAGAGATTACTTAGTCTCTAACTCAAGGATGCCCTGGTCCCTAAGAAGGGGGTGCCTAGACCCCACTATGTGGGATGTCCTGGACACCAGTGTGGGGATATCACCATCTGCCAGGTGGGCATACAGCTGGTCCCTTGCTTAGGGGAGCCAGGGGGTGTTTGCCCCTCTGGTGCAGGTACACACTCCTGTGGCATCCCTGCCCCCTAAACCCAGCCATGGGTGCCTCTTGCATGGCTCATCCTCAGGGCCAGCCTGCTCCCTCTGGCTCCAGGGGGCAGCCAGGaaggtgacagcagctggggctTGGTGGCCGCAGTGATGACACTCTCCTCTTCCACCCCAGGActctcctgtccctctggagGTGACAGTCACTCCAAGAGCCGGTGTCTGCAGCCGGCTAGCAGTGCTCGTCCTCTTCTGCACCGACTGCTCTGCCTACATCAAGTCCCAGTGCTCAAACCTGATCATCCACACTGTGAGTGCCACAGCCCCACAATGGGAGCAATCCCCGGGGGCAGCAGGGCTTGGGCCATCCATGGGGATGTTTAAGGGGGTCTCTGGTGGAGACTGGTCCCCCCATCACCAGACATGATGCTTGTGGTGCTCCAGGGAGGAGGGGACGCTCCTGACCATtgctggcagcactgagcactgggCTGACTGGGCAGGGAATGACGCACAGGGCTGGAAAAAGCTCCCATTTCCTCCGGCCGGCGGGAGGAAGGTCAGGGATGGGGTTTGGCTCCAGCAAGCTGAGCCGGGGTCGGGCGCTTTGTTAGCAAAATAAACCTCCTGCTTTGTTTGTGGCTAATAATAAAGTGGGCTGAGCCCTCGTGTGCCGCCGGCAGCTCTCGCTGCTCCCAGCTCAcggccccaaaaacccccattCATCCAGGGTGACCTCCAGCCCCGGCTCCAGGGACACTCACTAGTTTTAGGCTCACGTTTGTATCCTGCACACTGAAGGGAAAGGTTTTCCTTGCTTTCCCCATGCCAGCCTGTGTAAAGGAGGGATGGGCCGTGCCCCTCACCCTGGCTTAAGCTGTCACTTGGCCCACAGGATGCCCACCTCATCATGGATACCGTCAGAGCATCAGACCCTGGGCCACCCATGGTCTCCAAAAGGGAGAAGCTCCTGGACTGGGCTCAGGATGTCTATCAGGGCATCACATCCTACAGTGAGCTGCAGGACCCCCACAAAGTCCGGCTCCACCTGGGAGAAGGTGCGTGGGGCTGGGGGCTAGCACTGGGGGGCTGGAGTGGGCAGGAATGGTCTTCCCATTCCAGAAGGGTGACAACCTCCTGGGGCAAAGTACCTTCCCCAGGGAGATGCCATGGGGACTGACGCCCCTGGCCCTGAGCATCTCCCCACCCACTGAGCCCAGTTTGACTCTGCTGACCCTGCCACCTGCACAGATGCGCACAGTCCTCCAGTATGCATTCCCCAGGAGCACTTCAATGCCACTCTGCACCTTGAGACTGAGGTCCTCTTCCACGGGATGAAGGGCTGCTCACGCAGTGATGCCCAGAGCACCAGGGCCGCTCACATCATCCAACTGCAGTCGGAGCTCAGGTACCACAGAGCGAGCAGTGGGACCCCAGGGGTGGGACAGGCAGTGGGATGTGCTTGGAGATGCTTGGGAAGATGTTGGGGTGTCTCAAAGGCAGAACTCCAAATCCCAGGTTGAATGTGGAACCAGTTGGTATGGAATGCTGAGAAGGGGGATCTTGTGGTTTTGCAGCTCCCCCATCACAGAGGTGGAACTGAAGCTGAAATGTCCTTCGAATTCTGTTGGTGACCAGATGCTCATCCTGCAGAGCAAGGCAAATTTCACCTGGCGCCTCTTCTTGGAGTGCAGCATCCAGTTACTGGTATGTTGAGAGGAATGTGTCTTCCTCACCACCCCCATCAAGGGGTCTCCCAGGTGCCCAGGAGATGCTGGTGTCATGGGGAAGGTGGCAGGAGGGCACCTGGAGACATTAGACATGGGAAGGTGGCTGATCCCTTGCTGCAAGCCCTCATTACTGGGATGAACCCTgccttgtgcacccccagctgtccctaTCTCCACTTAGccccctcctttcctcctcactGCAGGTCTCTGGGAATTACATCATGCCCTTTTCTCCGGAGATGTTGCGTGGGGAGCACCTGCCTGACACGGAGCAGGACCTCATCGCTAAAGCCTTTGAGAAGAACTGCAGTGTCATTGCCTCCTACTCCGccatccctgccagcacccacaTCATCATGAAGATTCTTGAGCATGGTGAggcccccagcaccccaggacTGGGTGGGATGGGGGGTTCCACCACTCCCACTCAGCTCCCccatctccctgccctgcagagacGGTTGAGACGCCGGTGGCGACCACCCCCCTTGACACCATACAGTCCCAAGACTTGCCCCGCCAGGTGCTGCAGACCCTCAAGCCCTGGAAGTGCACAGATGAAACCATGGAAATTGTCATCATCAGGTCTCACCTGGAGGTGAGAAGGGTGGAAGAGGTGCCAGTGTCCGCCAAAATCACTCAGAAGTTGCATTTTCCTCTGGGTGCTAGGGGTGGGTGGCACGGGGATGTCCCCAGTCAGTGGGTGACTACAGTGTGCTTTCCTCTCAGCCCATCAAGGACGTGGTGAACATCACCCTGAGGGACATCAGCTGCCAGGCAGAGAAAAATGCCACCCACTTCATGTTGAAAAGCCCCCTCAGCCACTGCGGCACCTCACTGGAGGGCAGGGACTATGCCAACAATGAGGTGAGAGGGGGGCTGGCTGGGGATGTTGCCTCCAGCCCCACTGATAGCCCATGAGAGCTTCAATGATTGCTCGTGGGGCTTCTTCACCCAGGACCTCCTTGCTTTTACATGGCTGGAAACATCacactgcagcccagggctgagaTGGAGGGGGAGTGTGTGGGTGGAataatcccatcccatcccatcccatcccatcccatcccatcccagactccagcagtggggagcacCTGACTGACCCAGCTTTTCTGCCTCCTCACAGCTCATCCTCAGCCTGGCCAAGGATGCAGTGCTCCGGAGTGTGCGGGTAAGAGCCAGATTTCCCCGtgtgtccagggctgggagaaggtGCAAATGTCACTGtcagctgggtgctgggtgccCCCTTAGTGCTGCCCCCCTCTTGCAGGTTGGCTTCCAGTGCGAGATCCCACGGGAGCTTTTCCTGCGCCTTTTCCCCACTGCTGACTTCAAGGCACCACAGACAGAGCTGGAGATCAACAAGGAGGTCTTTGTGCAGGTactgccactgtcccagtgcccaggctgggcagtccagctgtccctgagccagtGGCACTGATGGTGTGCCCCGTTCCCACCCGTGCAGGCGTCCATGCGGTGGATGGATCACCCGGCTGACCTGCAGCTGAAGGAGTGCTCGCTGTCGGCCGCAGGGCGGGAGCCAGTGGTGCTGGTGCGGGGCGGGGAGGCGCATGGTGcgggggtggctgtgctggagagccCCACCAGCACCCACGGGAGGAAGGTGTGGCGGTTCCGCTTCACCTACACCATTCCTGAGGGACACAAACCATTCACAACTGCCAGACTCACGTGCAAGGCTGGCTTGCAGGTCAGTGCAACACCCACACTGGTCCCCATTGGCGGTAGCAGACTGATGGGTTTGTCCCACACCGTTGGGTGGTGGAGCCCAACCATGAGCAGCATTCCCTGGTCCACAAAGAGCCCGGGGGCCCCCACCTCTGTCGTCTTGCAGGGGTGCACATCTTCCCCCTCTCACCCCAACCTCCACCTCTGCAGAATGACACCATCTTTGAGAAGTGCCTGGAGGTGACAGTGAAGGATGGCTGGCGGCCTCTCAACTGTAAGTTCAGGGCAGGGGAGGTGGTCAGCACGGGAATGGGAGTGGGACCCTCCCAGTGTGGCAGTGCTGATGGCCTCATCCTCCCTCAGACcgtgggctggggctggctgctgtcctgggcaTCACCTTCGGCGCCTTCCTCATCGGAGCACTCctcactgctgggctctggtACATCTACTCACACACCCGTGAGTATCCAccacccctggggacccccgtggtgggatgggggagggcACATGCGTGTCCCTTACTGGGGTGCCTGCTTTTCCCTTCTGGGCCAAGTCCCCAGGTGAGCCAGAGACCATTGCCCTCCATCTGTACAGTCCTGGCAAGGCTATAGGGGATTAACTCCGCTTCAGGTGTCTACAGTTCCTCAGGGTCCCTCCTACTTGTCTGGGGGCCCCTCTGCCAtctgccctccctcctgctcctggtgcccCATGCTCATCTCCCTCCCAGGGACTAGCTGGGGAGTGATCCATGAGGGTTTGTGAGGGTTGGAAGGTGCCAGGGGACCGAGCCAAGGCCACCGCTGTTCGCCCTGAGTCTGGTTTCCCCTTGGTGTTCCCCGTGGCGGGCGGTGTGAGCCAGGTCCCATCTCCAAACTGCAGCCGGTTTCCAGCACGGCGCCAGCCTcggagagcagcagcaccaaccACAGCATtggcagcacccagagcacccCTTGCTCCACCAGCAGCATGGCCTGacgcccccgggcccgcccgaGCCCGTGCAGCCCCCGGCCAACGGACTTGGGGACCCACCCCAGTGCCATTAAGCTGATTTTTTGCCCCAAATCTGAGGCCGAGCCCAGAGGGGGCCTCCATTACTCATTCAGTGAATGCTTTGGCCCCCCGAGGGCAGCCCACACCCCCCTGGGGTCCcctgctgcagtggggaggCAGAATGAGCAGCTGTTGCCAAAACCTCCCACGAGGCTCCCCATCAAATGGGGGGGGAAGAAGAAGTGGGTGCCCCCTGGACATGCCCCAGCACTTGGGGTGACCCCCGTGCCCCTCCTGCAACCCCCCAAGAAGGCAGCAGGCACCAGTGGGAGCAGCAAGAGGTTTATTTGCAGAGGATGGTGCAAGGCTGCTGCCCTCCCACAGGACGAAGGGCAGAACCCACCACTTCCCCCAGCTCCCCGTCCAAGTTACAAACTTTtatcaataataataaaaatcttccctatattaaattaattgtgCCCTGATGCTGAGCCTTGCCACAGCTTGAGGCTCCCACCTACCAGGCACTGGGACCTCAtcacagcctggggcagcccccccaaaaccctgggGGTCgccccagtgtcaccagggaGGGAATGGAGACCTGGAGCATCCCCGCATGGACAGTGTCCTGGGAAGGGCACAGGCAAAAGGCACTGGGGTGAAAACAGCCGAGCCAGGATGGGGCAGGGTGTCCCACATCCCCCTCCAGATGCCTCCGAGCGTCACTGGGGGCAAAACTGTCGCTTCAAGTAAACAGAGGTGCAAAGCTCTGTCCCCCACGCtactgggacagggcagggacgAGCAGCCGGAGGGCCCCACCCACCAGGTGCAGGCTGCCGGTGACCAGGACATGGACAGCAGCTGCCTCCCGCAGCAGCACGGCCCCGCTGCTGGCTGCGGGGTGCGGGTGAGCCCCCGAGGCCACCGGGGCTGCCAGGTGGGGGTCCCGGCCCTGTGCTACCCACCGCAGCGCCTGGGCCAGGCATGGGAACACGAGGGCTGGGGAATTGAGGGGTCGTGGGGCTTggggcaccaggagcagggagcctcggctgggggctggctgcagcagccccccCACCCGCGGGGGAGATGGGAGCCAGGGGTCCTGCCCCACTTTCTCCTCCAGGAGCCTTGTCCACGTCTGCTGGTTCTCCAGGCAGCGGGTCAGGGCGTTCTCCAGCGTCACATTGAAGTTTTGCTGGTCTGGGAGGGATGGGAACAAGCAGTCAGGGATTGCAGGGGGAGCTAgggagggatgaggatggggagctGGAGAATGCCCTGTCTCCCCAGCACTCACCTGCATTGTTGGCCAATGACACCTCCGTGAAGTTGGGACAGAAAACAGCATAGTCAAAGTGACAGGGCTGTGGAGACAGGAGCAATCAGCACTATGGGAACCCTCAGCACCCACCCATGGGATTTCCACTGGGGCCAGTCCcacaccagcagggtcacaggggatgggcaggggatgATCGAAGTCCCTTCCCCGCACCCTGGACTGTGAGAGCCTTGCAGGGAGCAGTTGAGGTGGGAAACACCCTGGGATAGCAGGAtgggcagacagacagacagggtgTCAGCTCCATCTCGTGGCCCCCTGCACCCACAGCAAAGCAGAACTGGCAGAGAACCCAGGCATCCAGGCACAGTGATCCTCCCGTGCCCCCCAAACCTCACCACCAGCAGCTTGAGCAGCGCCGCCGTGTCCCGGTCGCCTGTGGCATTGAAGAGCAGCACACGCACCTCAGAACCACTGCAGGGAGAAAGGGCAGGTGGCCCATGCCCCAAGGGGACCTCCAACACCACCACCACAATGTGTGCCCCCCTTTGCATTCTCTCCTTACTCATGGGGCTTGTCCTGGTTGAGGGCAGCCTGGCGGAACCAGCGGACGCAGGCCTGGATGCTGCTGGTGGTGTGAGCTCCGTCCAGGTACCACGTCACAGGGCCGTGGGACAGCACCTGAGTCCGGCCCAGCCACTCTGTGTCCCGCAGGCCTGGGGGAACACAGGGCATGGTTGGGACCCCCATACCTTCCCTGACACTGGTACCCCTGTGGGAATCCAGTGTGGGGCAGACTGTGccctccagcacacacagcactggctGGGGTCCAGCatggccctgctgagccctgtgaCATGGTGAGGggggtgctggcacagccataCTGCACCTTGGATCATGGCATCGCTCAGTCGGAAGGCGGGCGCCAGTGGCACTGGCCCGCCCAGCAGCTCGCTGCTTGGTGCCACCTCCTTCAGCTCCCCAAGACCTAGGCAGGACAGACATCCCACTGAGACCTCAGGGGCCCTggtggggtccctgtcccctgtcccccgcCTTACCCTGGCAGCCACGGCGCTGCAGCCACGTCCGTGCCAGCTGTAAGGCCAGGGCAGCGTTGGAGCGCTGGTGGGCACcggccagccccagctgcagtgcctggcagccCTCCTCGAAATCATCCAGCTCCGGGCAGAGATAGAGGGAacactgcagggagaggaggctgAGCCCCCTGCCGTGGGGTACCCCCCACCCACACCCCCGCCACAACTCACCTTCCGCTCCTGGGCTCGCTCCCTCAGCACCTCCAGCGGCCGCTCCGGCTGCGCCACGGTGAACGCCGGCACACCGGGCTGGAAAGGATGGGGGTGCTCAGCGGCATGCTGAACACACCCGAAAACACAAGAGGAGAGAGCAGCTCTCCCTACCTTAAAAATGCCTCCCTTCTGCCAGGCAATCTTCTCCATGGTGTCCCCGAGGATGCTGGTGTGGTCAATGCCCAGGGAGGAGACTCCACACACCACTGGCGCCCTGGggatgcagcacagcagtgtccctgctgttcccCGCTCCACCGTGGGGACATCAggcctggcagccctggggacaggctcAACCCTGCCAGCTCCTACCTGATGATGTTGGTGCAGTCATAGGTGCCGCCAATGCCAACTTCCACCACTGCCAGGtccacctggggacacaggaacacTGGAGCAATCAGAGCCACTAGCAGCATATGTCCCCATGGATTCAGGGATGTGGGTGGAGACAGGTCCCTGCCACCTGCCCTTCCAAaccacacctgagcacaccccTTATTTGTGGAGTGATCATCTACCTGGCAGAGCATCCCCTCTTTACAGCCATGACAGCCACACGAATTCTGGCCCAAGTGTCCCCTCCCTGAGGTCCCCACCAACCCAACATTTGTGTCATCCAGCTATCACCACTGACCTTCTCCTGCAGGAAGACGTGAAAGGCCATGATGGTGAGGAAGCGGAAATACGCCGGCATGCTGGAGTGTGCTGGGtcctgccaggcagagcagggtgagggtGAGCACATGACCCTGGAAACAAAGGGGACCAAAGGGAGGGAGCACCCCCACAaaccctgctggccccaccttGGTCTCCTCCAGGCGGTTGTAGACCAGCCAGAAGTACTTGTTGAAGAGTTCCTTGCTGATGGGCTGCCCATTGATGCGGATCCGCTCGCGCACCTGCACGAggtgaggggagctgggggtacAGAGCAGGGGGAAGAGTTAGGGACAGCTCCACCGGCCCTTCAGAACTCTCCTGACTCCCCTGCCCACCTGTAAAAGCCTGTCTTCAGCCCATAGTTGCGGAGGATGCACTCGGTGAAGGCGCACGCTGAGCCCTGAGGAGGCAGCTGTGTTAAACCCTCTGTTCCAGAGAGGGACAAACAGAGCCGCAGACTCCAGCAGCCCCCTCAGTCCCCCAATCCCCCACAGCACCGCCCACCCGCTTCACCTTGCCCTTCGTCCCTGTGACGTGGATGATGTTCAGTCGATCCAGGTCCTCGACCTGTAAGAGTTCAACCACCCTGTGAGACCCCCATGGCAGCCAAGCATGGTGGCACTGCTAACAGGACAGGGGAACAGGGACGGGAATCAGCCCCTCACCTTCAGTCCACTCCTCTCCAAAAAGCCCTGCATGGCTTCCAGCTGGGCCTGGGGGTCACCGCGCTCCCGCTTCACCTGCTCCAGGTAGCTGGCATTGGTCTGCAGGGTGTTGAGCATCCGGATTGCATCCTGGAAAGACCCCCAGGGTAGTCGGGATAGCGCCCATCACAGCAGCCTTGTGGGGCCAGCCTGTCCAGAGCCCGCTGCACCCTGACCCACCCCTTCGGGCTCAGTCCCCTCGGCGGTGCCAGTGGCCAGCCACGCCGGCAGCATCTCTGCCATGGTGCCCCGGGGACGTGCCGGCAGCGCCAGATCCTGTCACGGGGACAGGCTACTTATGGGCAGGGGTTACCCGcccctccccaggtgtcccttGGCCCCGCGGTCAAGCCCAGCGCCAGCACCCACCGCTGCCCAGTGGGGCAAGGTCGCCGCCAGCAGGAACGAGCGACGCCAATGAAGCAAGAACGCCGCACCTGCACGGCACACCTGAGACAAGAGGTCACCATTGCCACCCCACTCCAAGGGTTCATGAGCCTGGCGCGGCACCGCCGCGTGCGGCTGcgggcagctggcacagcaccaaCCCGAGTCCCCAGTGTTGGGACACTCCACCCAGGCAGATGTGCTGTCCCACCGGACAGCGGCACTGGCACCACAGCGCTTCCAGCTCCGCAGAGCGGGACTGCTCCCGCCTGCCCGGCGTGGCTCCACCGCCATTACCCCCACGACACCTGGCGCAGCCGCGTGCGGCCGGGACACGCCGCGGCTACCGGAGCGGCTGCCGCTACAGGCCGGGCTCACCCGCTGCTGCCACGGGGCACCGCGCTTTGCGGGGTGAGCCGAGCAGAAAGCGGGGACGCGCGGCAGCCGGCACGGCCCGGGGCTGCGAGAGGCGGCAGAGCGGGTCGGGAGGGGAGGTGTGTCTGCCGCCCCGCGCGGAACCGGAGCCCCATCGCtgccgcggccccgcgccccgcccggcGCGCGGCCCCGCGCGGTACCTGGTAGTCCATGGCGGGGGCGCGCGCGGGGCGCGTGCTGAAGCGGCGCCCCCCGGCCCGCAGCGCCCCGCGCAGCGCGCGCAGACCCCGCGCCACCATCCCCGCCGCGCGCGCGCCGCCCAGAGAacggggcggggccgccccgcagCCCGGACGCCACCGCCCCCATCTTAACAGCGGGCAGCGCGCGCCACGTCGCGTCAGGAAGGGGGCAGCGCCATCTTTGCGAggggcagcggggcggccgcccCCGGCGAGACCGGCCGCACGCCTCGGGAGGGGCACGGCAGTCCCGGCCGCGGGTGTAGCATCGGGCACAACGCACCGCTGTGCCGCTCAGTCTGTCAGCACCGGGACatggccctgcagcccccaccgcccaagctggagcacagggatccccGGCCCTCCGCACGCCCGGCCGGCAGCATCGCCCCCGCCCGGTGCCAGCAGCAGCGGTGCTGATGTGCCGCTGCACGCATCGCCGAGCCCCTCAGCTCCCCACGAACAGGACCGGGGGTCTCAGGCTGCCCGAACTGCCCTCGGGAGGACCTGGTGCTGTTTCCATTTAGGCAGCACAGCGACAGGAGGTTCACACTAGCTGTTTGAGACATGTGCCATGTTTATCCACAATGGCACAAGGAAACTGGCTTAGTGCTCATAACCGACTATTTTCCCAAAGAAACAGACACCGCCCCCCGCAACCAGACTATTTCAGAGCCCCAAACCAAGACAGAGCTACCTTGTACATGTCATCTTTCAGGCCCATTTTTTATCCTGAGAATGGCCCCACTCGCCACGACTTCCTCATGAGACTTTACACGACACGGCTTTTGTCACTAATTGTTAACGGACAAGTTAGCAAGTGCCAAATGCTATCACCAGTTGCACGTGTTGAATTCTGGGATCCCGGCATCCATGGGGCTCAGGGAGAAGATGGCTGGCTACAGCTGATAGCCACTGGAAACTGTGCAGAGACCAGCTGGGAGGATCATTTGTTCTCTATTAATCGATCCTGACATGTTTGGGCAGaaggtgtgcacaggtgactCCAGTGTGAAAAGCTAATCATTGTACCCAAAGCAGGCAATGGTCTTGTTCTAGTCTGGCATGcaaagagctccaggagagagCAGGGGACATATGAgtgtccccctgctcccagcagtgtgACCAGCCCTGCCACGCTATCCTGAAAtccctgcagacagcaggaGGGCAGGTCTCACctcaggcacagggcagtgctttcctgcagcaggcagcacctGCCTACATGTAGTGTACCCAGTACGACTCCCAGTCATGGTTTGCAATGAAGTATGGATGCGATGTGCTGTCACAGAGACCAGCAATTCCCACTGTAAATCCTGGCTACATGGAgcatccagctctgccacccacCTCTCTGGTTTGCCCAATAAGCCCTGTTTTAGGCTAGATCCAGTCTCCAGGGAGAGCTCGTCATGCTGTCTAGGGTCACTCTGCTTTCCCCAAGACACATCTGATGACTCAGAAGCACCTGCCTTGTCCTACATCAATGCTTCAGTGCTCCATGCAGGAGCTATGACAGACCAAGAAAGCTGAGACATCTCCAAGCAGGTCTCAGTTTGGTCCAGGGCAGCAACTCCCAGTCCTGCCAGTCCCCACAGCACTTGCCCAGGGCCCCAGCCTGCATGGAGACACTTTTTCCATCACCAGATCCATAACAATTGATCTGCAAGTTTAATGTAACCAATACAGACTTTTGGGGGGCAAAACCAGGTTCTGAGACAGGAAACTGCAGGGAAACAATGTTGAGCTCACAGCTAGCTATCACCTCCCCAagtcacacagctctgcagtggccGAGGAGATGGGCAAGCTCTGTTAACACCATCAGTCAATTCACCTTGAAAAAAGTCCTTTCCTAGACAAAACGACCTCGCTAGAACATCTCCACTTAACGTGGGGAAGCCCAGCCAGGACCCTGCCGGATGTCAAAACACTCTGTCGAATTCAGTCTGGTTGGTGGCAGCTGGGTTCCTGCCCTGGTTCGCCGGCTGCTGGGGCATGTGCCCGCCCCTCCTGCGCGGCGGGGCCAGGTACTCAAACATGGACTGGTTGTGGGTGGACAGCATGTTCTTGAGGTCTGAGGGCATGGGGTCCGACCAGAAGAAGTCGTGGTTGAGGGCGTCGTCGCTGTCGATGCGCTGGGCGGGatccagcaccagcagcttgTCGATGAGGTCGAGCGCGTAGGGGTCTTTGACGTAGGCCTTGAGGCGATCCTTCACCTTCCGCTTCTGCCCCTTGGGGAGATCCAGCTTCTCATACAGCTCGTACTTATCCACATTCGGCCAGACCTGGCAAGGGGCAGGAAAAGGGATAGGCAAGAAATAGTTATGGAAAGGACAAGCCAT
Coding sequences within it:
- the ENG gene encoding endoglin — its product is MGPRSVPLLPLLLALLGRPDPGRAESCDLQPVTAKPPVTLSYVTSTVPRGCVSNSSMGTGHEVHVLSAKWSKDSPVPLEVTVTPRAGVCSRLAVLVLFCTDCSAYIKSQCSNLIIHTDAHLIMDTVRASDPGPPMVSKREKLLDWAQDVYQGITSYSELQDPHKVRLHLGEDAHSPPVCIPQEHFNATLHLETEVLFHGMKGCSRSDAQSTRAAHIIQLQSELSSPITEVELKLKCPSNSVGDQMLILQSKANFTWRLFLECSIQLLVSGNYIMPFSPEMLRGEHLPDTEQDLIAKAFEKNCSVIASYSAIPASTHIIMKILEHETVETPVATTPLDTIQSQDLPRQVLQTLKPWKCTDETMEIVIIRSHLEPIKDVVNITLRDISCQAEKNATHFMLKSPLSHCGTSLEGRDYANNELILSLAKDAVLRSVRVGFQCEIPRELFLRLFPTADFKAPQTELEINKEVFVQASMRWMDHPADLQLKECSLSAAGREPVVLVRGGEAHGAGVAVLESPTSTHGRKVWRFRFTYTIPEGHKPFTTARLTCKAGLQNDTIFEKCLEVTVKDGWRPLNYRGLGLAAVLGITFGAFLIGALLTAGLWYIYSHTPGFQHGASLGEQQHQPQHWQHPEHPLLHQQHGLTPPGPPEPVQPPANGLGDPPQCH
- the FPGS gene encoding folylpolyglutamate synthase, mitochondrial; its protein translation is MDYQDAIRMLNTLQTNASYLEQVKRERGDPQAQLEAMQGFLERSGLKVEDLDRLNIIHVTGTKGKGSACAFTECILRNYGLKTGFYSSPHLVQVRERIRINGQPISKELFNKYFWLVYNRLEETKDPAHSSMPAYFRFLTIMAFHVFLQEKVDLAVVEVGIGGTYDCTNIIRAPVVCGVSSLGIDHTSILGDTMEKIAWQKGGIFKPGVPAFTVAQPERPLEVLRERAQERKCSLYLCPELDDFEEGCQALQLGLAGAHQRSNAALALQLARTWLQRRGCQGLGELKEVAPSSELLGGPVPLAPAFRLSDAMIQGLRDTEWLGRTQVLSHGPVTWYLDGAHTTSSIQACVRWFRQAALNQDKPHDGSEVRVLLFNATGDRDTAALLKLLVPCHFDYAVFCPNFTEVSLANNADQQNFNVTLENALTRCLENQQTWTRLLEEKVGQDPWLPSPPRVGGLLQPAPSRGSLLLVPQAPRPLNSPALVFPCLAQALRWVAQGRDPHLAAPVASGAHPHPAASSGAVLLREAAAVHVLVTGSLHLVGGALRLLVPALSQ